A section of the Jaculus jaculus isolate mJacJac1 chromosome 6, mJacJac1.mat.Y.cur, whole genome shotgun sequence genome encodes:
- the Med7 gene encoding mediator of RNA polymerase II transcription subunit 7, with product MMGEPQQVSALPPPPMQYIKEYTDENIQEGLAPKPPPPIKDSYMMFGNQFQCDDLIIRPLESQGIERLHPMQFDHKKELRKLNMSILINFLDLLDILIRSPGSVKREEKLEDLKLLFVHVHHLINEYRPHQARETLRVMMEVQKRQRLETAERFQKHLERVIEMIQSCLASLPDDLPHSEAGMRVKAEPADADDGDSCPGQNEQQRENSGHRRDQIIEKDAALCVLIDEMNERP from the coding sequence ATGATGGGCGAACCACAGCAGGTGAGTGCGCTGCCACCTCCTCCGATGCAGTACATCAAGGAATACACAGATGAAAACATTCAGGAAGGCTTAGCtcccaagcctccgccccccATCAAAGACAGTTACATGATGTTTGGCAACCAGTTCCAGTGCGACGATCTTATCATCCGCCCTTTGGAAAGTCAGGGCATAGAACGGCTTCATCCCATGCAGTTTGATCATAAGAAGGAACTGAGAAAACTCAATATGTCCATACTCATTAACTTCTTGGACCTTCTGGATATCTTAATCCGGAGCCCTGGGAGCGTAAAGCGGGAAGAGAAGCTGGAGGACCTCAAGCTGCTCTTTGTGCATGTGCATCATCTGATCAACGAGTACCGGCCTCACCAAGCCAGGGAGACCCTGCGCGTCATGATGGAGGTCCAGAAACGGCAGCGCCTTGAAACCGCGGAGCGTTTCCAGAAGCATCTGGAGCGAGTCATTGAAATGATTCAGAGCTGCTTGGCTTCCTTGCCTGATGATCTGCCCCATTCCGAAGCAGGGATGAGAGTCAAAGCTGAGCCAGCGGATGCTGATGATGGCGACAGCTGTCCTGGACAGAAtgaacaacaaagagaaaattcaGGCCATAGAAGGGACCAGATTATAGAGAAAGACGCAGCCTTATGTGTCTTAATTGATGAAATGAATGAAAGACCGTGA